From the genome of Bacteroidales bacterium WCE2008, one region includes:
- a CDS encoding regulator of sigma E protease, with protein MVVLIKILQVVLALSILILFHELGHFSFAKLFGIRVEKFFLFFDSGNFTLLSTKRGWFSKLFPKLKDHETEYGIGWLPFGGYCKISGMIDESMDTEAMKKDPQPWEFRTKPAWQRLLVMAGGVLFNFILAIAMYCLILDIWGSSYISNRDNCIYATEVAYELGFRTGDRVLSFDDYEPEDFSSLQMDLIRRDVREITVLRDGDTTSFYMDQAKLPELLNTPGVFELAVPFVIDTIPPDSPNYGAGFERGDMIIGVDGTPIRFVQESRGLLSGRVHETIPVEVLRGADTLAMEMKTDSTGMARIYARMPEISTKTYSTAEAIPAGFMKTFSTIGGYLKDLKMIAKPSTGAYKSVGSFIAIGQVFPSAWNWYIFLNLLALLSIMLGVVNLLPIPALDGGHIVFVLYEIITGRKPGDKFLEVAQIIGMALLFVLMIFACGNDIGRLLH; from the coding sequence ATGGTAGTACTGATAAAGATTCTGCAGGTCGTTCTTGCACTTTCCATATTGATTCTTTTCCACGAACTGGGGCATTTTTCTTTTGCAAAGCTTTTCGGGATAAGAGTCGAGAAGTTTTTCCTTTTTTTCGACTCGGGAAATTTCACTCTGCTGAGCACCAAAAGAGGCTGGTTCTCGAAACTTTTTCCTAAGCTGAAAGACCATGAGACCGAATACGGAATCGGCTGGCTGCCTTTCGGAGGCTACTGCAAGATCAGCGGAATGATCGACGAGTCCATGGACACCGAAGCCATGAAGAAAGACCCGCAGCCATGGGAGTTCAGGACCAAGCCGGCCTGGCAGAGACTGCTGGTGATGGCCGGAGGAGTTCTGTTCAACTTTATCCTCGCGATTGCGATGTACTGCCTGATCCTGGATATCTGGGGCTCGTCATATATCAGCAACCGGGACAATTGCATCTACGCGACGGAAGTGGCCTACGAACTGGGATTCCGCACCGGCGACCGCGTGCTCAGCTTCGATGATTATGAGCCGGAGGACTTCAGTTCTCTGCAGATGGACCTGATCCGCAGAGATGTCCGCGAGATTACGGTACTCAGGGACGGCGACACGACGTCGTTCTATATGGACCAGGCCAAGCTGCCGGAGCTGCTCAACACTCCGGGAGTGTTTGAGCTGGCAGTGCCGTTCGTAATCGATACGATACCGCCGGATTCGCCTAACTACGGGGCCGGATTCGAGCGCGGGGACATGATCATAGGCGTTGACGGGACTCCGATCCGCTTTGTGCAGGAAAGCCGCGGGCTGTTGTCCGGGCGAGTCCATGAGACAATTCCCGTGGAGGTGCTCAGAGGGGCTGATACGCTCGCGATGGAGATGAAGACGGACTCGACCGGTATGGCTCGGATCTATGCCAGGATGCCGGAGATCAGCACGAAGACATATTCGACTGCAGAGGCTATCCCGGCAGGATTCATGAAGACTTTCTCCACTATCGGAGGCTATCTCAAGGATCTGAAGATGATCGCCAAGCCGTCGACCGGAGCGTATAAATCTGTAGGAAGTTTCATTGCCATCGGCCAGGTCTTCCCTTCGGCATGGAATTGGTATATTTTTCTGAATCTGCTGGCTTTGCTGTCGATAATGCTCGGAGTGGTCAACCTTCTGCCTATTCCGGCGCTGGATGGCGGACATATTGTCTTCGTGCTGTATGAGATTATTACAGGACGGAAGCCGGGAGACAAGTTTCTGGAGGTGGCCCAGATCATAGGCATGGCACTGCTTTTCGTGCTGATGATATTTGCCTGCGGAAACGATATCGGAAGATTGTTACATTAA
- a CDS encoding SSU ribosomal protein S20P, with translation MANNASAEKCIRQSERHRLHNRYYAKTTRNAIRAIRNTTDKKTAEANAPKVYAMIDKLAKVGIIHKNKAANLKSGIALYINKLA, from the coding sequence ATGGCAAATAACGCATCTGCAGAGAAGTGCATTCGCCAGAGCGAAAGGCACAGATTGCATAACAGGTATTATGCAAAAACAACTAGAAACGCTATAAGGGCGATCAGGAACACAACTGACAAGAAGACTGCCGAGGCTAACGCCCCTAAAGTCTATGCAATGATCGACAAGCTCGCCAAAGTTGGTATTATCCACAAGAACAAGGCAGCTAACCTTAAGAGCGGTATTGCACTTTACATCAACAAACTCGCGTAA
- a CDS encoding solute carrier family 13 (sodium-dependent dicarboxylate transporter), member 2/3/5 — translation MANNKFNVKYCVWLPLVLLITIFLWAVPVNFFGIDGLTVVQQRVIALFVFAALMWIFEIIPNWTTSLLVITIALLTVSNKGLGFFCDPQYGQLVTYSRIMASMADPVVMLFLGGFVLAIMAEKYGLDVTLARALLKLFGTKPKVVLLGFLVMISIFSMFMSNTATAAMMLSLLAPVLSKLPADDKGKVGLALSIPVAANLGGIGTPIGTPPNATAKGALEQAGFDVSFGDWCIHMIPYVLIMIIIAWFLLRYLFPFKTKELKLEIPKSDKKKDWRTYVVWITFFATILLWATEQLTKINSNIVAFVPLAVFTATGLFGKEEIKEINWNVLWLVAGGFALGYCLQDTGLAKVLINAIPFGSMSVVLVLVIAGLVCYFLSNFISNSATAALLIPILIVVAEGMADPAAANNASFLSLGGTQAMIIFVATCASIAMLFPISTPPNAIASSTGLVETKDMTKVGIVVGFIGFVLGYFWLTKLFPFA, via the coding sequence ATGGCAAATAATAAATTCAATGTGAAGTATTGTGTATGGCTTCCTCTTGTTCTGCTCATCACAATTTTCCTTTGGGCTGTGCCTGTCAATTTCTTCGGAATTGACGGCCTTACCGTAGTCCAGCAGCGTGTAATCGCTCTCTTCGTTTTCGCTGCGCTTATGTGGATCTTCGAGATCATTCCGAACTGGACTACATCGCTGCTTGTTATCACTATTGCTTTGCTGACGGTATCCAATAAGGGACTTGGGTTCTTCTGCGATCCTCAGTATGGCCAGCTAGTAACCTACAGCAGGATCATGGCCTCGATGGCCGACCCTGTCGTGATGCTCTTCCTCGGCGGTTTCGTTCTCGCCATAATGGCCGAGAAGTATGGTCTTGACGTGACCCTCGCCAGGGCTCTGCTCAAGCTTTTCGGAACCAAGCCTAAGGTTGTGCTTCTGGGCTTCCTCGTGATGATTTCGATCTTCTCCATGTTCATGAGCAACACCGCTACCGCTGCCATGATGCTTTCGCTTCTCGCTCCGGTGCTCTCAAAGCTCCCGGCAGACGATAAGGGTAAGGTCGGTCTCGCGCTTTCGATTCCGGTCGCCGCCAACCTCGGAGGTATCGGAACTCCTATCGGAACCCCTCCTAATGCGACTGCAAAGGGCGCTCTGGAACAGGCCGGATTCGATGTCTCATTCGGAGACTGGTGCATCCACATGATCCCTTATGTGCTTATCATGATCATAATCGCCTGGTTCTTGCTCAGGTACCTTTTCCCGTTCAAGACTAAGGAGCTCAAGCTCGAGATCCCTAAGAGTGACAAGAAGAAGGACTGGAGGACTTATGTCGTCTGGATCACGTTCTTCGCTACGATCCTTCTCTGGGCTACCGAGCAGCTTACAAAGATAAATTCCAACATCGTCGCTTTCGTTCCGCTTGCCGTGTTTACCGCTACCGGTCTTTTCGGCAAGGAGGAGATCAAGGAAATCAACTGGAATGTGCTGTGGCTTGTCGCCGGAGGTTTCGCTCTCGGTTACTGTCTGCAGGACACCGGTCTTGCAAAAGTCCTTATCAATGCAATTCCTTTCGGAAGCATGTCTGTCGTGCTTGTGCTTGTGATCGCAGGTCTTGTCTGCTACTTCCTCTCCAACTTCATCAGCAACTCTGCTACTGCAGCCCTGCTGATTCCGATTCTAATCGTTGTTGCCGAGGGTATGGCCGATCCTGCTGCCGCCAACAACGCAAGCTTCCTTTCACTCGGAGGAACCCAGGCCATGATTATCTTTGTCGCAACCTGTGCTTCTATCGCAATGCTTTTCCCTATCTCTACTCCGCCGAATGCCATCGCGTCTTCTACCGGGCTCGTGGAGACCAAGGATATGACCAAGGTCGGTATAGTCGTAGGATTCATAGGTTTCGTACTGGGATATTTCTGGCTTACCAAACTGTTCCCGTTTGCATAG
- a CDS encoding glutamate dehydrogenase (NADP+), with the protein MRTQDIMARLQTKYPGEKEYLQAVQEVLESIEEVYNQHPEFEAAKIVERIVEPDRIFSFRVTWIDDNGEVQTNTGYRIQFNSAIGPYKGGLRFHRAVTPSMLKFLGFEQTFKNALTTLPMGGAKGGSDFDPVGKSDAEIMRFCQAFMLELWNCIGPDQDIPAGDVGVGGREIGYLYGMYKKLARQYNTGVLTGKGATWGGSILRPEATGFGALYFTQHLLHKAGKTIEGKKIALSGFGNVAWGAATKATQLGAKVVAISGPDGVCHIPEGITKEMIDYMLVMRASNRNMVEDMATKFPDKAKFIPGKKSWSIPVDIALPCAFQNELSEEDAKELKANGCWCCCEVSNMGCQPGAIHYFQNNGVLFAPGKAVNAGGVATSGLEMTQNASHISWSAREVDEKLHFIMESIHEQCVKFGTQPDGHVDYVKGANIAGFMKVAQAMLEQGTI; encoded by the coding sequence ATGAGAACACAAGACATAATGGCCAGGCTACAGACCAAATATCCAGGTGAAAAGGAATACCTTCAGGCTGTCCAGGAAGTACTTGAGTCAATAGAAGAAGTCTATAATCAGCATCCGGAGTTCGAGGCTGCCAAGATTGTCGAGAGAATCGTCGAACCGGACCGTATCTTCTCTTTCAGGGTTACGTGGATCGACGACAACGGTGAGGTGCAGACCAACACCGGATACCGTATCCAGTTCAACAGCGCGATCGGCCCTTATAAGGGAGGTCTCCGTTTCCACAGGGCTGTTACCCCTTCTATGCTTAAATTCCTCGGTTTTGAGCAGACCTTCAAGAATGCCCTTACGACTCTTCCTATGGGTGGAGCAAAGGGTGGCTCGGATTTCGATCCTGTCGGCAAGTCTGACGCTGAAATAATGCGTTTCTGCCAGGCCTTCATGCTCGAGCTCTGGAACTGCATAGGACCTGACCAGGATATCCCTGCCGGCGATGTCGGCGTGGGCGGCCGTGAGATCGGATATCTCTACGGAATGTACAAGAAACTGGCCCGTCAGTACAATACCGGCGTGCTTACCGGAAAGGGCGCTACATGGGGAGGCTCTATCCTCCGTCCTGAGGCAACCGGTTTCGGTGCGCTATATTTTACCCAGCATCTTCTCCATAAGGCAGGGAAGACTATCGAGGGCAAGAAGATCGCTTTGTCCGGCTTCGGTAACGTGGCTTGGGGCGCTGCCACAAAGGCTACCCAGCTCGGTGCCAAAGTAGTCGCTATTTCTGGCCCGGACGGTGTCTGCCATATTCCTGAAGGGATTACCAAGGAGATGATAGACTATATGCTCGTCATGCGTGCGTCCAACCGCAACATGGTCGAGGATATGGCGACCAAGTTCCCTGACAAGGCCAAGTTCATACCTGGCAAGAAGTCATGGTCTATCCCGGTAGATATCGCTCTCCCTTGCGCTTTCCAGAATGAGCTTTCAGAGGAGGATGCCAAGGAACTTAAGGCAAACGGATGCTGGTGCTGCTGCGAGGTTTCCAACATGGGCTGCCAGCCGGGCGCTATCCATTATTTCCAGAACAATGGAGTGCTCTTTGCTCCGGGCAAGGCTGTCAATGCCGGAGGTGTTGCTACATCAGGTCTCGAGATGACCCAGAATGCCAGCCATATCAGCTGGTCTGCCAGGGAAGTCGATGAGAAACTGCATTTCATCATGGAGAGTATACATGAACAGTGCGTGAAATTCGGAACCCAGCCTGACGGTCATGTGGACTATGTCAAGGGTGCCAATATCGCGGGCTTCATGAAGGTTGCGCAGGCAATGCTTGAGCAAGGTACAATCTAG
- a CDS encoding periplasmic chaperone for outer membrane proteins Skp: MKKIILIAVAAILTLSASAQDLKFAHVNFNELVMLMPESDQARATIDATQKEAEETFQGMYEEFQTKYTQYQQKADTWTAAIKQSKEKELNDIQTRLQEFQQSVQQELAAKQNELMAPIQEKAMKAVEKLAKDGGYAFVFDASQFIFANDAVVTDLTKEARKALGIPEGRTLETLQAELQAAQSNKQ, from the coding sequence ATGAAAAAGATTATTCTGATTGCCGTTGCGGCAATTCTTACTCTCTCTGCTTCTGCGCAGGATCTCAAGTTCGCTCACGTGAACTTCAATGAACTCGTAATGCTTATGCCGGAATCTGACCAGGCAAGAGCTACTATCGATGCAACGCAGAAGGAAGCTGAAGAAACCTTCCAGGGCATGTACGAAGAGTTCCAGACAAAATATACTCAGTACCAGCAGAAGGCTGATACCTGGACTGCAGCTATCAAGCAGAGCAAAGAGAAAGAGCTTAATGATATCCAGACTCGTCTTCAGGAGTTCCAGCAGTCAGTTCAGCAGGAACTCGCTGCAAAGCAGAACGAGCTTATGGCTCCTATCCAGGAGAAAGCCATGAAGGCCGTAGAGAAGCTCGCTAAAGATGGCGGCTATGCTTTCGTATTCGATGCATCCCAGTTCATCTTCGCTAATGACGCAGTTGTGACTGACCTCACCAAGGAGGCTCGCAAGGCTCTCGGTATTCCTGAAGGCAGGACTCTCGAGACACTTCAGGCTGAACTCCAGGCTGCCCAGAGCAACAAGCAGTAA
- a CDS encoding Beta-barrel assembly machine subunit BamA — protein sequence MGLSALLFVSAASYAQNQGGVDIDYANPHKYIIGGVTVEGNVTHSSNQIIQVSGLRKGMEITIPGDDISSVVSRLWLQRYFEDVAVYADSLSAAKDSVYLRIALKERPRVSRWSFSGIKSGERKDLQERLNLRRGGEFSEYIEKTSIGIIKRYYDEKGFMNAKVDVRVAKDTVVKNAIRVNFAINKGSKVKIRDINFIGNENLSDYKLAKSMKKTKSRKFYNFFKSKKFNAKEYANDKRNLITAFNEAGYRDARIIGDSLYYVDSNRLAIDIKIDEGQRYYFRNVTWTGNSVYSADALNSILQVDKGNVYDMVTMQKRLTGGGKQGDIDVSKLYRDNGYLFVQVQPVELNIEGDSVDVEMRIVEGKQATLNNIVINGNDLTNEKVVRRQIFTRPGYLFTQTDFERSIREIASLGQFDPESIMDPSKGYSMIPNATSSTVDLVYNVTEKPSSQVELSGGWGGRTFVGTVGLSFNNFSTRRMMEGGAWRPVPLGDAQNLSIRFQTSGTYYTAVSASFSEPWLFGKKPTSLSLSAYYTRQTNSYLAWNILSHDRQMEVYGFSAGLGNRLKWPDNYFVLYNQLSWQTYKLNNWYSSYFIFDDGVAHNISYTLGLSRTSTDQQIYPRSGSDISFSVQLTPPFSLLRRRDKGVLDANGNPTKVSSWRDINYDNWSAKDRYKWIEYHKWTFKADVYKKLWGDLVLRTRAQFGYLGFYNRNWGYSPFEGFLVGGDGMSGYNNYGTDVISLRGYENYSLTPTALTKYNSNSYSYAGNVYDKFTVELRYPIILQPQSQVFVLAFLEGGNCWSDIKNFNPFQIKRSAGVGARIFLSMIGLLGIDWGYGFDDPVNGGSQFHFIIGQEF from the coding sequence TTGGGGCTGTCTGCATTGCTTTTCGTTTCTGCCGCTTCTTATGCGCAGAACCAGGGCGGTGTGGATATAGATTATGCAAACCCTCATAAATATATTATCGGAGGAGTTACGGTAGAAGGTAACGTTACGCACAGTTCGAACCAGATCATCCAGGTTTCCGGTCTCCGGAAGGGAATGGAGATCACCATTCCTGGCGATGATATTTCTTCCGTAGTATCGAGACTCTGGCTCCAGAGATATTTCGAAGACGTTGCCGTATATGCTGATTCTTTATCCGCAGCCAAGGACAGTGTCTATCTCCGCATCGCACTCAAGGAGCGTCCACGTGTCTCCCGCTGGTCTTTCTCGGGCATAAAGAGCGGCGAGCGCAAGGATCTCCAGGAGCGTCTGAACCTTAGGAGAGGCGGTGAGTTCTCTGAATATATCGAGAAGACTTCGATCGGCATAATAAAGAGATATTACGACGAAAAGGGCTTCATGAATGCCAAGGTCGATGTCCGCGTGGCAAAGGATACCGTCGTGAAGAATGCCATCCGTGTGAACTTCGCCATAAATAAAGGCTCCAAGGTCAAGATACGCGACATCAACTTCATCGGCAACGAGAATCTCTCGGATTACAAGCTTGCCAAGTCCATGAAGAAGACCAAGAGCCGTAAGTTCTACAACTTCTTCAAAAGCAAGAAATTCAATGCCAAGGAGTATGCCAACGACAAACGCAACCTTATCACAGCCTTCAACGAGGCCGGATACAGGGATGCCAGAATCATAGGAGACTCCCTTTATTATGTGGATTCCAACCGACTCGCTATCGACATAAAGATTGACGAAGGCCAGCGTTACTACTTCAGGAATGTGACGTGGACCGGCAACTCCGTGTATTCTGCGGATGCGCTTAATTCCATTCTCCAGGTCGACAAGGGCAACGTATATGACATGGTGACGATGCAGAAGCGTCTTACCGGCGGCGGAAAGCAGGGCGACATCGATGTATCCAAGCTTTACAGGGATAACGGTTACCTTTTCGTACAGGTCCAGCCGGTCGAGCTCAATATCGAGGGCGATTCGGTCGATGTCGAGATGAGAATCGTGGAAGGAAAGCAGGCTACTCTCAACAATATCGTGATCAACGGTAACGATCTTACCAACGAGAAGGTGGTACGCCGTCAGATATTTACCCGTCCGGGTTATCTGTTCACCCAGACCGACTTCGAGAGATCCATTCGTGAGATCGCATCTCTCGGTCAGTTCGATCCGGAGTCTATCATGGACCCGAGCAAGGGCTATTCAATGATTCCGAACGCCACCAGCAGCACAGTCGACCTTGTCTACAATGTGACTGAAAAACCTTCTTCGCAGGTCGAGCTCTCCGGTGGCTGGGGCGGAAGAACCTTTGTCGGGACTGTCGGACTGAGTTTCAACAACTTCTCCACAAGACGAATGATGGAAGGCGGCGCATGGAGACCTGTCCCTCTCGGAGACGCGCAGAATCTCTCGATCCGCTTCCAGACCAGCGGTACATATTATACAGCAGTCTCGGCAAGCTTCAGCGAGCCTTGGCTTTTCGGAAAGAAGCCTACTTCTCTCAGCCTTTCAGCCTACTATACAAGACAGACGAACTCTTATCTTGCATGGAACATTCTCAGCCATGACCGCCAGATGGAGGTCTACGGTTTCTCGGCAGGTCTCGGTAACCGTCTTAAATGGCCGGACAACTACTTCGTGCTCTACAACCAGCTCAGCTGGCAGACTTACAAGCTCAACAACTGGTACTCCAGCTACTTCATCTTTGACGACGGCGTGGCCCATAATATCAGTTATACTCTCGGACTTTCGCGTACGTCGACCGACCAGCAGATTTATCCTAGGTCCGGTTCCGACATTTCGTTCTCCGTACAGCTTACTCCTCCGTTCTCGCTGCTGAGAAGAAGGGATAAAGGTGTCCTTGATGCGAACGGCAACCCTACCAAGGTCTCAAGCTGGAGGGATATCAATTACGACAATTGGAGCGCTAAGGACAGATATAAATGGATCGAATACCACAAATGGACTTTCAAGGCAGATGTCTATAAGAAGCTCTGGGGCGACCTCGTGCTCAGGACAAGAGCCCAGTTCGGTTATCTCGGTTTCTACAACCGCAATTGGGGTTATTCTCCTTTCGAGGGCTTCCTCGTCGGCGGTGACGGTATGTCCGGATACAACAACTATGGTACTGACGTGATTTCGCTCCGTGGTTACGAGAACTACTCTCTTACTCCTACGGCTCTCACCAAGTACAATTCAAACAGCTACTCTTACGCAGGTAACGTCTATGACAAGTTTACTGTCGAGCTCCGTTATCCTATCATTCTCCAGCCTCAGTCCCAGGTATTCGTGCTCGCGTTCCTCGAGGGCGGTAACTGCTGGTCTGACATAAAGAACTTCAATCCGTTCCAGATCAAGAGGTCTGCCGGTGTCGGCGCCAGAATCTTCCTTTCGATGATCGGTCTGCTCGGTATTGACTGGGGTTACGGTTTCGACGACCCTGTCAACGGAGGAAGCCAGTTCCACTTCATTATCGGTCAGGAATTCTAG
- a CDS encoding Undecaprenyl pyrophosphate synthetase, with translation MESSAKRIPVHVSMIMDGNGRWAKERGKERVFGHLHGVDSIRAVTEESVAQGVRYLSLYAFSEENWGRPDEEVGYLMNLMMESISREFENFMRNGVRFVVLGNRARLGKAMNEAIDQAMESTKDNKNLTLILFISYSGKWDILQAAKRIAEEAASGPEGLEKVRNMELSAFDDYLVTAGLPDPDLIIRTSGEQRLSNYLLWQGAYSEFYFTDVLWPDFGKEEYRAALEDFAGRDRRYGKVK, from the coding sequence ATGGAATCTTCAGCTAAACGTATACCTGTGCACGTCTCCATGATAATGGACGGCAATGGCCGGTGGGCGAAAGAAAGAGGAAAGGAGCGTGTTTTCGGGCATCTTCATGGGGTCGACAGCATACGCGCCGTGACCGAGGAGTCGGTTGCGCAGGGCGTCAGGTATCTCTCCCTTTATGCCTTTTCGGAAGAGAACTGGGGCCGTCCGGACGAAGAGGTCGGCTATCTGATGAACCTTATGATGGAATCTATCTCCAGAGAATTCGAAAACTTCATGCGTAACGGGGTCCGCTTTGTCGTGCTCGGTAATCGCGCGCGTCTGGGCAAGGCCATGAACGAGGCTATCGACCAGGCCATGGAGAGTACGAAGGACAACAAGAATCTTACCCTGATCTTATTCATCAGCTATAGCGGCAAGTGGGATATCCTGCAGGCTGCAAAACGGATTGCCGAAGAGGCGGCATCCGGGCCGGAAGGTCTGGAAAAGGTCCGGAATATGGAACTTTCGGCATTTGACGATTATCTCGTCACTGCCGGACTCCCGGATCCTGACCTTATTATACGTACGTCAGGGGAGCAGCGTCTGAGTAACTATCTGCTGTGGCAGGGAGCTTACTCGGAATTTTATTTTACCGATGTGCTCTGGCCTGACTTCGGGAAGGAGGAGTACAGGGCTGCCCTTGAAGACTTTGCCGGCAGGGACAGGCGTTATGGAAAAGTGAAATAA
- a CDS encoding NAD+ kinase has protein sequence MRIGLYIRKEELRKDPKFGKLISQLEEASYEVYEIGTKADIRPETDLVLSAGGDGTFLNAAQTVADVGIPILGVNFGRLGFLSENRPEDVVDALLAGEFSVEYRTMLNATVKGVNARKEIGLLPYALNEVSFHRIGSSVLGIDVTLNGEALPTYWADGLLLATSSGSTAYSLSVGGPICLPDTKVLIIAPICPHNLNVRPLVIPDHSKIGISLQSRDDKVRMTMDNRSFDIDPSWHVDISMAQFSLKRIRLATSDFVKGLTSRLFWGEDMRNNG, from the coding sequence ATGAGAATCGGACTGTACATCAGAAAGGAGGAACTGAGGAAGGATCCAAAGTTCGGGAAGCTTATATCCCAGCTCGAAGAGGCCTCGTATGAGGTCTATGAAATCGGTACGAAGGCGGACATCCGGCCGGAGACCGATCTGGTGCTGAGCGCCGGGGGAGACGGCACCTTCCTGAACGCGGCCCAGACTGTCGCCGACGTCGGAATCCCTATCCTCGGCGTCAACTTCGGTCGTCTCGGCTTCCTTTCGGAGAACCGGCCGGAAGACGTCGTCGATGCTCTCCTCGCCGGCGAATTCTCCGTCGAGTACAGGACCATGCTGAATGCGACGGTCAAGGGCGTCAATGCCCGCAAAGAAATCGGTCTTCTTCCATATGCCCTCAACGAAGTCTCGTTCCACCGTATCGGATCCAGCGTCCTCGGAATTGACGTCACCCTCAACGGGGAGGCCCTGCCTACCTATTGGGCCGACGGCCTTCTGCTTGCGACCAGCTCAGGCTCGACCGCTTATTCCCTCAGCGTCGGCGGCCCGATCTGTCTTCCTGACACTAAGGTCCTGATCATAGCTCCGATCTGCCCGCACAACCTCAATGTCCGGCCGCTGGTCATCCCTGACCACTCCAAGATCGGGATATCTCTCCAGAGCCGGGACGACAAGGTCCGCATGACCATGGACAACCGCAGTTTCGATATCGATCCGTCCTGGCATGTCGACATATCAATGGCACAGTTTTCGCTTAAGCGGATACGGCTCGCCACGTCGGATTTCGTAAAAGGTCTTACGAGCAGATTGTTCTGGGGCGAGGATATGAGAAATAATGGATAG
- a CDS encoding pyridoxine 5'-phosphate synthase produces MTRLSVNINKIATIRNARGGNMPDVEKAAVDCESFGAEGITVHPRPDERHIRYSDVRLIRPLIKTEFNIEGNPIPSFIDLVCEVVPDQVTLVPDAHDAITSNAGWNTIANRDFLTEVCGIFKSKGIRTSIFIDPDPKMAEGAVRCGADRVELYTAAYAEDYPHGPEAAISRFLETAKVARECGLGLNAGHDLNLENLEFFVRTIPWTDEVSIGHAIICDALYMGLEKTIKAYLSKIKIF; encoded by the coding sequence ATGACTAGACTGAGTGTTAACATCAACAAAATCGCGACCATCCGCAACGCGCGTGGCGGCAACATGCCGGACGTCGAGAAAGCGGCAGTGGATTGCGAGAGTTTCGGAGCGGAAGGAATAACCGTCCACCCACGTCCGGACGAGAGACATATCCGATACTCAGACGTACGTCTCATACGCCCACTCATCAAGACTGAATTCAACATCGAAGGCAACCCTATTCCTTCGTTCATAGACCTGGTATGCGAGGTCGTGCCGGATCAGGTGACCCTCGTGCCGGACGCCCACGACGCAATCACGTCCAACGCCGGGTGGAATACCATAGCCAACAGGGACTTCCTCACCGAAGTCTGCGGCATCTTCAAGAGCAAAGGAATACGCACGTCGATATTCATTGACCCAGACCCGAAGATGGCCGAAGGCGCCGTCCGCTGCGGGGCCGACAGGGTCGAACTGTACACCGCCGCCTATGCCGAGGACTATCCTCATGGTCCCGAAGCCGCGATCTCGAGATTTCTGGAGACGGCGAAGGTCGCCAGGGAATGCGGGCTGGGGCTGAATGCCGGCCATGATCTCAACCTCGAGAATCTGGAGTTCTTCGTGCGCACGATTCCGTGGACAGACGAAGTCTCGATCGGCCATGCAATAATCTGTGACGCGCTTTATATGGGTCTGGAGAAAACAATCAAGGCATATCTGTCGAAGATTAAGATTTTTTAG
- a CDS encoding periplasmic chaperone for outer membrane proteins Skp — protein MKNTPLILSVIALVAVAALGIIQLTSNKSNNAPAAAGEASVAAPGSIVYFNLDRVLKEYDMANDLSSVVETKVQSIQEEVNRRGNKLQKDINAFQDKINKGTITSASAAVQQDKLQQQNNEFQNYAAQKQQEIAEEQQVMMNQIGDAIKSFLDKFNEDKKYGMIISTQGDILPAPVVTGDASLDITDEIIAGLNEEYVKNKNKAE, from the coding sequence ATGAAAAATACTCCTTTAATTCTGAGCGTCATCGCTCTCGTGGCTGTTGCCGCCCTTGGTATCATCCAGCTTACTTCAAACAAGAGCAATAACGCTCCGGCAGCGGCTGGAGAAGCTTCAGTTGCAGCTCCGGGATCTATCGTATATTTCAACCTCGACAGGGTCCTCAAAGAGTACGATATGGCCAACGACCTCAGCTCCGTAGTGGAGACCAAGGTGCAGAGCATCCAGGAAGAGGTTAACCGCAGAGGCAACAAGCTCCAGAAAGATATCAATGCTTTCCAGGACAAGATCAACAAGGGAACTATCACCAGCGCTTCTGCAGCAGTGCAGCAGGACAAACTCCAGCAGCAGAATAACGAGTTCCAGAATTACGCAGCCCAGAAGCAGCAGGAAATCGCTGAGGAGCAGCAGGTTATGATGAACCAGATCGGCGACGCCATCAAGTCTTTCCTCGACAAATTCAACGAGGACAAGAAATATGGCATGATTATTTCAACACAGGGCGATATCCTTCCTGCTCCGGTTGTGACAGGAGACGCTTCCCTCGATATCACTGACGAGATTATCGCCGGCCTCAACGAGGAATATGTAAAGAATAAGAACAAAGCCGAATAA